The Polypterus senegalus isolate Bchr_013 chromosome 1, ASM1683550v1, whole genome shotgun sequence genome includes a window with the following:
- the bms1 gene encoding ribosome biogenesis protein BMS1 homolog isoform X2, with protein sequence MKEEKQQHKIHQKKHSGPKAERKKRKRQQEQQAGTNEEDGRKRNPKAFTVHSAVRMARTFHRTQDLKTKKHHAPIVDRSPQEPPPILVVVVGPPRVGKSTLIRCLIKNFTKQKLTEINGPVTIVSGKKRRLTFIECGNDISTMIDLGKVADLVLMLIDASFGFEMETFEFLNICQVHGFPKIMGVLTHLDSFKNNKQLRKTKKRLKHRFWTEVYQGAKLFYLSGMVHGEYQNQEIRNLGRFISVMKFRPLVWQTSHPYVLADRMEELTDPEAVRLNVKCDRKISLYGYLRGAHLKNKSQIHIPGVGDFTVSDLSFLPDPCPLPEEQKKRALNEKERLLYAPMSGVGGVVYDKDAVYIDLGGSHAQEEPRPSTELVQSLISTHSTIDAKMAVSKVSLFSGSAALQSDELQDEEPCQENPKEETIWDPEKGRVRRRAMFAGENQEEDDDDSEEDSDDDDEENEDEDDMSEEEYEVDKDNDKEVSDAEECGPLKRRKLKEDVEIDEVLAFADSDDELEKSEQESSDDDSILSNENVCKNKRQIAVRDSGHCTDEELQGSDEEHNLMKQAKVNIIKLESSESKDDEEMCVETAGALHWKEGLAKKAAEAFFRQQQIAPNLRKLVYGKVMDDKEEEAEEEEIGGLFHVSRPKAQMRCRANGIDCSRYPVDTDRDWDCEEVLDSIRDCFVTGNWDKNEDAAKLLQEDDELYGDFEDLETGEVHQGDTDKDKDQSDEDTGGDEDEKEEEEKEKAEKNERLDKKKRLKEKFDLEYDEGESTYFDDLKGEMQRQAQLNRTEFENVDDETRVQYEGFRPGMYVRIEIEGVPCEFISNFDPNYPIILGGLGNQEGSIGYLQMRVKKHRWYQRILKTRDPLILSLGWRRFQTIPLYYVEDHNGRQRLLKYTPQHMHCGGAIWGPITPQGTGFLAIQSLAGGKAGFRIAATGVVLDLNKSVTIVKKLKLIGFPYKIYKNTAFIKGMFNSILEVAKFEGAILRTVSGIRGQIKKALHTPGAFRASFEDRLLMSDVVFLRSWFPVSVPQFYNPVTSLLQPVGGKDKWNGMRTVGQLRHDLQMNLPHNKDSLYKPIIRKMRHFNPLHIPKDLQRMLPFKSKPKLQEKKGNVPKNLQRPAVIKEPHERKIASLLVALGTVHNYKKKAAQAKHHDQRKQFFRQKQGEEADKMKRQKEARKKIYRIIGQKEKKRQKSSLKGSGHKE encoded by the exons GACTCAAGATCTTAAAACAAAGAAGCATCATGCACCAATAGTGGATCGTTCACCTCAAGAGCCTCCTCCtattcttgttgttgttgttggtcctCCTCGTGTGGGCAAGAGCACACTGATCCGCTGTCTGATTAAGAATTTCACAAAGCAAAAACTGACTGAAATTAATGGACCAGTTACCATTGTATCAG GGAAGAAGAGGCGTCTCACATTCATAGAATGTGGAAATGACATCAGTACCATGATTGACTTGGGCAAAGTGGCAGACCTT GTACTAATGCTGATTGACGCCAGTTTTGGATTTGAAATGGAAACCTTTGAATTTCTCAACATCTGCCAGGTGCATGGTTTCCCAAAGATCATGGGAGTGCTGACCCACTTGGACTCATTCAAGAATAATAAACAGCTCCGCAAAACCAAGAAACGTCTAAAGCATCGATTCTGGACAGAAGTTTACCAG GGTGCCAAGCTGTTTTACCTCTCGGGAATGGTACATGGCGAGTATCAAAACCAAGAGATCCGTAATCTTGGTCGCTTCATTTCTGTCATGAAGTTTCGGCCACTGGTATGGCAAACATCACATCCTTATGTTCTTGCTGATCG AATGGAGGAGCTGACTGACCCAGAGGCTGTTCGACTAAATGTGAAGTGTGACCGTAAGATTTCCTTGTATGGATATCTCAGAGGAGcgcatttgaaaaacaaaagccaAATCCACATTCCTG GTGTTGGCGACTTCACTGTGAGTGACCTGAGCTTCCTCCCAGACCCCTGTCCTCTTCCTGAAGAACAGAAAAAGCGTGCACTTAATGAGAAAGAAAGGCTGCTTTATGCTCCAATGTCTGGAGTAGGTGGTGTGGTCTATGATAAAGACGCAGTGTATATTGACCTGGGTGGAAGCCATGCACAG GAGGAGCCTAGACCTTCAACAGAACTGGTGCAGTCCCTTATCAGCACACATTCTACCATTGATGCAAAGATGGCTGTCAGCAAGGTATCACTCTTCAGTGGTTCTGCCGCACTACAGTCTGATGAGCTGCAGGATGAGGA GCCATGCCAGGAGAACCCCAAAGAAGAGACTATTTGGGATCCTGAAAAAGGAAGAGTTCGACGAAGAGCTATGTTTGCTGGTGAGAATCAGGAAGAAGATGATGACGACAGTGAGGAAgacagtgatgatgatgatgaagaaaatgAAGATGAGGATGATATGAGTGAGGAAGAGTATGAGGTAGATAAAGATAATGACAAGGAAGTGTCAGATGCAGAAGAATGTGGACCACTCAAGCGACGGAAACTGAAGGAAGATGTAGAAATAGACGAAGTATTGGCTTTTGCGGATAGTGATGATGAGTTGGAGAAGAGTGAGCAAGAGAGTAGTGATGATGACAGTATTTTGAGCAATGAAAACGTGTGTAAGAACAAAAGGCAAATTGCTGTTCGAGATTCTGGACATTGCACTGATGAGGAACTCCAAGGTTCAGATGAAGAACATAATTTAATGAAACAAGCCAAAGTCAACATTATAAAGTTAGAGTCTTCTGAAAGTAAAGATGATGAAGAgatgtgcgttgaaactgctg GTGCTCTTCACTGGAAAGAGGGGCTAGCTAAAAAGGCAGCAGAAGCATTTTTTCGGCAACAGCAGATAGCGCCCAACTTGCGCAAACTTGTTTATGGCAAAG TAATGGATGATAAAGAAGAGGAAGCAGAAGAGGAGGAGATAGGTGGGCTCTTCCACGTCAGCCGTCCTAAGGCACAGATGAGGTGCAGAGCCAATGGAATAGACTGTTCTCGCTACCCTGTAGACACAGACCGTGATTGGGATTGTGAAGAG GTGCTGGACTCTATTAGGGACTGCTTTGTTACTGGAAATTGGGACAAGAATGAAGATGCTGCAAAGCTACTGCAAGAAGATG ATGAGCTTTATGGTGACTTTGAGGACCTTGAGACCGGTGAGGTACACCAAGGGGATACTGATAAGGACAAAGACCAATCTGAT GAAGATACTGGAGGTGATGAGGatgagaaagaggaagaagaaaaggagaaagcagaaaaaaatgagcgTTTAGATAAAAAGAAACGTCTAAAGGAGAAATTTGATTTAGAGTATGATGAGGGGGAATCCACCTACTTTGATGACCTTAAAGGAGAGATGCAACGCCAAGCACAG TTAAACCGAACCGAGTTTGAGAATGTGGATGATGAGACCAGAGTGCAGTATGAGGGATTCCGACCTGGCATGTATGTTCGCATTGAAATAGAGGGTGTGCCCTGTGAATTTATTTCCAACTTTGACCCAAACTACCCCATCATCCTTGGGGGACTTGGCAATCAGGAAGGCAGTATAGGATACCTGCAG ATGCGAGTAAAGAAACATCGATGGTACCAGCGGATTCTAAAAACACGTGACCCACTGATTCTGTCTTTAGGCTGGCGTCGTTTTCAGACCATTCCACTTTACTACGTTGAAGATCATAATGGACGTCAGCGACTTCTTAAATACACCCCACAACACATGCATTGTGGAGGTGCCATCTGGG GACCCATCACTCCACAGGGCACAGGTTTCCTTGCAATACAGTCATTAGCTGGAGGCAAG GCTGGATTCCGAATTGCAGCCACTGGCGTTGTTCTAGACTTGAACAAATCTGTTACTATAGTTAAGAAGTTGAAACTAATTGGTTTCCCATATAAGATCTACAAGAACACTGCTTTTATTAAG GGGATGTTCAATTCCATTTTAGAGGTGGCTAAATTTGAAGGAGCAATCTTGCGAACAGTAAGTGGGATTCGTGGGCAGATTAAAAAGGCCTTGCACACTCCTGGGGCCTTCCGAGCCTCTTTTGAAGATCGATTGCTTATGAGTG ATGTAGTATTCCTAAGGTCCTGGTTTCCTGTGTCTGTTCCTCAGTTTTATAATCCTGTTACCTCACTGCTTCAGCCAGTGGGTGGGAAAGATAAATGGAATGGGATGAGAACAGTTGGCCAATTGCGTCATGACCTTCAAATGAATTTACCCCACAATAAAGACTCGCTTTATAAG CCAATCATCCGAAAGATGCGCCACTTCAATCCCCTACACATACCCAAGGATCTACAACGGATGCTGCCATTCAAAAGTAAGCCAAAGCTCCAAGAAAAGAAAGGCAATGTGCCAAAAAATCTACAAAGACCAGCAGTCATTAAAGAGCCACATGAAAGAAAG ATTGCATCACTGTTGGTGGCCCTTGGTACTGTACATAATTACAAAAAGAAGGCAGCACAGGCCAAACATCATGACCAGCGTAAGCAGTTTTTCAGACAGAAGCAAGGAGAGGAAGCTGATAAGATGAAGAGACAAAAAGaagccagaaaaaaaatatacagaataatcggacagaaggagaaaaaaagacagaagtCCAGCCTAAAGGGTTCTGGTCACAAGGAATAA
- the bms1 gene encoding ribosome biogenesis protein BMS1 homolog isoform X1 translates to MKEEKQQHKIHQKKHSGPKAERKKRKRQQEQQAGTNEEDGRKRNPKAFTVHSAVRMARTFHRTQDLKTKKHHAPIVDRSPQEPPPILVVVVGPPRVGKSTLIRCLIKNFTKQKLTEINGPVTIVSGKKRRLTFIECGNDISTMIDLGKVADLVLMLIDASFGFEMETFEFLNICQVHGFPKIMGVLTHLDSFKNNKQLRKTKKRLKHRFWTEVYQGAKLFYLSGMVHGEYQNQEIRNLGRFISVMKFRPLVWQTSHPYVLADRMEELTDPEAVRLNVKCDRKISLYGYLRGAHLKNKSQIHIPGVGDFTVSDLSFLPDPCPLPEEQKKRALNEKERLLYAPMSGVGGVVYDKDAVYIDLGGSHAQEEPRPSTELVQSLISTHSTIDAKMAVSKVSLFSGSAALQSDELQDEEPCQENPKEETIWDPEKGRVRRRAMFAGENQEEDDDDSEEDSDDDDEENEDEDDMSEEEYEVDKDNDKEVSDAEECGPLKRRKLKEDVEIDEVLAFADSDDELEKSEQESSDDDSILSNENVCKNKRQIAVRDSGHCTDEELQGSDEEHNLMKQAKVNIIKLESSESKDDEEMCVETAGALHWKEGLAKKAAEAFFRQQQIAPNLRKLVYGKVMDDKEEEAEEEEIGGLFHVSRPKAQMRCRANGIDCSRYPVDTDRDWDCEEVLDSIRDCFVTGNWDKNEDAAKLLQEDDELYGDFEDLETGEVHQGDTDKDKDQSDQEDTGGDEDEKEEEEKEKAEKNERLDKKKRLKEKFDLEYDEGESTYFDDLKGEMQRQAQLNRTEFENVDDETRVQYEGFRPGMYVRIEIEGVPCEFISNFDPNYPIILGGLGNQEGSIGYLQMRVKKHRWYQRILKTRDPLILSLGWRRFQTIPLYYVEDHNGRQRLLKYTPQHMHCGGAIWGPITPQGTGFLAIQSLAGGKAGFRIAATGVVLDLNKSVTIVKKLKLIGFPYKIYKNTAFIKGMFNSILEVAKFEGAILRTVSGIRGQIKKALHTPGAFRASFEDRLLMSDVVFLRSWFPVSVPQFYNPVTSLLQPVGGKDKWNGMRTVGQLRHDLQMNLPHNKDSLYKPIIRKMRHFNPLHIPKDLQRMLPFKSKPKLQEKKGNVPKNLQRPAVIKEPHERKIASLLVALGTVHNYKKKAAQAKHHDQRKQFFRQKQGEEADKMKRQKEARKKIYRIIGQKEKKRQKSSLKGSGHKE, encoded by the exons GACTCAAGATCTTAAAACAAAGAAGCATCATGCACCAATAGTGGATCGTTCACCTCAAGAGCCTCCTCCtattcttgttgttgttgttggtcctCCTCGTGTGGGCAAGAGCACACTGATCCGCTGTCTGATTAAGAATTTCACAAAGCAAAAACTGACTGAAATTAATGGACCAGTTACCATTGTATCAG GGAAGAAGAGGCGTCTCACATTCATAGAATGTGGAAATGACATCAGTACCATGATTGACTTGGGCAAAGTGGCAGACCTT GTACTAATGCTGATTGACGCCAGTTTTGGATTTGAAATGGAAACCTTTGAATTTCTCAACATCTGCCAGGTGCATGGTTTCCCAAAGATCATGGGAGTGCTGACCCACTTGGACTCATTCAAGAATAATAAACAGCTCCGCAAAACCAAGAAACGTCTAAAGCATCGATTCTGGACAGAAGTTTACCAG GGTGCCAAGCTGTTTTACCTCTCGGGAATGGTACATGGCGAGTATCAAAACCAAGAGATCCGTAATCTTGGTCGCTTCATTTCTGTCATGAAGTTTCGGCCACTGGTATGGCAAACATCACATCCTTATGTTCTTGCTGATCG AATGGAGGAGCTGACTGACCCAGAGGCTGTTCGACTAAATGTGAAGTGTGACCGTAAGATTTCCTTGTATGGATATCTCAGAGGAGcgcatttgaaaaacaaaagccaAATCCACATTCCTG GTGTTGGCGACTTCACTGTGAGTGACCTGAGCTTCCTCCCAGACCCCTGTCCTCTTCCTGAAGAACAGAAAAAGCGTGCACTTAATGAGAAAGAAAGGCTGCTTTATGCTCCAATGTCTGGAGTAGGTGGTGTGGTCTATGATAAAGACGCAGTGTATATTGACCTGGGTGGAAGCCATGCACAG GAGGAGCCTAGACCTTCAACAGAACTGGTGCAGTCCCTTATCAGCACACATTCTACCATTGATGCAAAGATGGCTGTCAGCAAGGTATCACTCTTCAGTGGTTCTGCCGCACTACAGTCTGATGAGCTGCAGGATGAGGA GCCATGCCAGGAGAACCCCAAAGAAGAGACTATTTGGGATCCTGAAAAAGGAAGAGTTCGACGAAGAGCTATGTTTGCTGGTGAGAATCAGGAAGAAGATGATGACGACAGTGAGGAAgacagtgatgatgatgatgaagaaaatgAAGATGAGGATGATATGAGTGAGGAAGAGTATGAGGTAGATAAAGATAATGACAAGGAAGTGTCAGATGCAGAAGAATGTGGACCACTCAAGCGACGGAAACTGAAGGAAGATGTAGAAATAGACGAAGTATTGGCTTTTGCGGATAGTGATGATGAGTTGGAGAAGAGTGAGCAAGAGAGTAGTGATGATGACAGTATTTTGAGCAATGAAAACGTGTGTAAGAACAAAAGGCAAATTGCTGTTCGAGATTCTGGACATTGCACTGATGAGGAACTCCAAGGTTCAGATGAAGAACATAATTTAATGAAACAAGCCAAAGTCAACATTATAAAGTTAGAGTCTTCTGAAAGTAAAGATGATGAAGAgatgtgcgttgaaactgctg GTGCTCTTCACTGGAAAGAGGGGCTAGCTAAAAAGGCAGCAGAAGCATTTTTTCGGCAACAGCAGATAGCGCCCAACTTGCGCAAACTTGTTTATGGCAAAG TAATGGATGATAAAGAAGAGGAAGCAGAAGAGGAGGAGATAGGTGGGCTCTTCCACGTCAGCCGTCCTAAGGCACAGATGAGGTGCAGAGCCAATGGAATAGACTGTTCTCGCTACCCTGTAGACACAGACCGTGATTGGGATTGTGAAGAG GTGCTGGACTCTATTAGGGACTGCTTTGTTACTGGAAATTGGGACAAGAATGAAGATGCTGCAAAGCTACTGCAAGAAGATG ATGAGCTTTATGGTGACTTTGAGGACCTTGAGACCGGTGAGGTACACCAAGGGGATACTGATAAGGACAAAGACCAATCTGAT CAGGAAGATACTGGAGGTGATGAGGatgagaaagaggaagaagaaaaggagaaagcagaaaaaaatgagcgTTTAGATAAAAAGAAACGTCTAAAGGAGAAATTTGATTTAGAGTATGATGAGGGGGAATCCACCTACTTTGATGACCTTAAAGGAGAGATGCAACGCCAAGCACAG TTAAACCGAACCGAGTTTGAGAATGTGGATGATGAGACCAGAGTGCAGTATGAGGGATTCCGACCTGGCATGTATGTTCGCATTGAAATAGAGGGTGTGCCCTGTGAATTTATTTCCAACTTTGACCCAAACTACCCCATCATCCTTGGGGGACTTGGCAATCAGGAAGGCAGTATAGGATACCTGCAG ATGCGAGTAAAGAAACATCGATGGTACCAGCGGATTCTAAAAACACGTGACCCACTGATTCTGTCTTTAGGCTGGCGTCGTTTTCAGACCATTCCACTTTACTACGTTGAAGATCATAATGGACGTCAGCGACTTCTTAAATACACCCCACAACACATGCATTGTGGAGGTGCCATCTGGG GACCCATCACTCCACAGGGCACAGGTTTCCTTGCAATACAGTCATTAGCTGGAGGCAAG GCTGGATTCCGAATTGCAGCCACTGGCGTTGTTCTAGACTTGAACAAATCTGTTACTATAGTTAAGAAGTTGAAACTAATTGGTTTCCCATATAAGATCTACAAGAACACTGCTTTTATTAAG GGGATGTTCAATTCCATTTTAGAGGTGGCTAAATTTGAAGGAGCAATCTTGCGAACAGTAAGTGGGATTCGTGGGCAGATTAAAAAGGCCTTGCACACTCCTGGGGCCTTCCGAGCCTCTTTTGAAGATCGATTGCTTATGAGTG ATGTAGTATTCCTAAGGTCCTGGTTTCCTGTGTCTGTTCCTCAGTTTTATAATCCTGTTACCTCACTGCTTCAGCCAGTGGGTGGGAAAGATAAATGGAATGGGATGAGAACAGTTGGCCAATTGCGTCATGACCTTCAAATGAATTTACCCCACAATAAAGACTCGCTTTATAAG CCAATCATCCGAAAGATGCGCCACTTCAATCCCCTACACATACCCAAGGATCTACAACGGATGCTGCCATTCAAAAGTAAGCCAAAGCTCCAAGAAAAGAAAGGCAATGTGCCAAAAAATCTACAAAGACCAGCAGTCATTAAAGAGCCACATGAAAGAAAG ATTGCATCACTGTTGGTGGCCCTTGGTACTGTACATAATTACAAAAAGAAGGCAGCACAGGCCAAACATCATGACCAGCGTAAGCAGTTTTTCAGACAGAAGCAAGGAGAGGAAGCTGATAAGATGAAGAGACAAAAAGaagccagaaaaaaaatatacagaataatcggacagaaggagaaaaaaagacagaagtCCAGCCTAAAGGGTTCTGGTCACAAGGAATAA